The following coding sequences are from one Dermacentor andersoni chromosome 5, qqDerAnde1_hic_scaffold, whole genome shotgun sequence window:
- the LOC126531349 gene encoding uncharacterized protein, whose product MLLEASYKKAQLGEDANPVWSPQLSTAARAMCSSVLSRGLLLAFLAALCHSSAVPPPPSCKVHEGLHYRHFTCRNFHSLEDFQQIVHDTHSDKPTWFTLWDSQVPRIPGGAFKDLNVSVLELRRVHVEHFEPTEGEENPFHGLEQSLHRLMFSLGTLPTSWSILGHLQHLEELKLIHYKDMHLSNDFNNLPKSVETLYIADGTIKKIDDDWLAHLDDLKHLVVRQTDLYNFTRSWLPNPAPHFTTLDLPANKLISFPANLDDGLPELKYVSVEKNLITSLHEEDLAPLKDKPVLVDFMFNPVHCDCKLAFILDYPTRWHYFLCATPGEVADRYVTHLTEEQLQCEHSSA is encoded by the exons ATGCTTCTCGAGGCGTCCTATAAGAAGGCGCAACTTGGAGAGGACGCGAACCCGGTGTGGTCACCGCAACTGTCGACCGCGGCGAGAGCGATGTGTTCGAGCGTTTTGTCGCGCGGCCTCCTGCTGGCCTTCCTTGCAGCTCTATGTCACTCGTCCGCCGTACCCCCGCCACCCTCCTGCAAGGTGCACGAAGGACTTCACTACCGCCATTTCACGTGCCGCAACTTCCACTCTCTCGAAGACTTCCAGCAGATCGTCCACGACACCCACTCCGACAAGCCGACTTGGTTCACCTTGTGGGACAGTCAGGTTCCCAGGATTCCTGGAGGCGCATTCAAGGACCTCAACGTTTCGGTTTTGGAGCTCAGGCGCGTCCACGTCGAGCATTTTGAGCCAACAGAGGGAGAGGAGAACCCGTTCCATGGCCTCGAGCAATCCCTTCACCGGCTGATGTTCAGCCTGGGGACCCTGCCGACTTCGTGGTCCATCCTCGGTCACCTGCAGCATTTGGAAGAGCTGAAGCTCATCCACTACAAGGACATGCATCTCAGCAATGATTTCAACAACCTTCCAAAGAGCGTTGAAACTCTTTACATCGCCGATGGTACCATTAAGAAGATCGACGACGACTGGCTGGCTCACTTGGATGACCTGAAGCATCTCGTTGTGCGCCAGACCGACTTGTATAACTTCACCAGGTCATGGTTGCCTAATCCCGCCCCTCACTTCACCACTCTAGACCTTCC CGCAAACAAACTGATCTCGTTCCCCGCCAACCTGGACGACGGCCTGCCTGAGCTCAAATATGTGAGCGTCGAAAAGAACCTCATCACCAGTCTGCACGAAGAGGACCTGGCTCCGCTCAAGGACAAGCCGGTGCTGGTGGACTTTATGT TCAACCCTGTGCACTGCGATTGCAAGCTGGCTTTCATCCTGGACTACCCGACCCGCTGGCACTACTTCCTGTGCGCCACGCCCGGAGAGGTGGCCGACCGCTACGTCACGCACCTTACCGAAGAGCAGCTTCAGTGCGAGCACAGTAGCGCTTGA